A region of Shewanella psychromarinicola DNA encodes the following proteins:
- the yjgA gene encoding ribosome biogenesis factor YjgA produces the protein MKIVGDSELFQQPYDNDDNYVSRTGVKKESEDAQELGMRLIALSKTQLDKMGLDEFLYDAILKTKLIKQKTEAYRRHLQYIGKLMRGFEHEPIQAALDKVLNKNNNEAAQVQIFEKIRERLLTNGDDEIQVLLDLYPQLERQKMRQLIRQANKELAKGAESKSSRELFKYLRAEIKD, from the coding sequence ATGAAAATTGTTGGCGATTCTGAGCTATTTCAGCAGCCCTATGATAATGATGACAACTATGTCAGCAGAACGGGTGTAAAAAAAGAAAGTGAGGATGCTCAAGAACTTGGCATGCGTTTGATTGCCCTGAGCAAAACTCAATTAGACAAAATGGGTTTAGATGAATTTCTGTATGATGCGATTCTAAAAACAAAACTGATTAAACAAAAAACTGAAGCCTATCGTCGCCATTTGCAATACATTGGTAAGTTGATGCGCGGATTTGAGCATGAACCTATTCAAGCTGCACTCGATAAAGTGTTGAATAAAAACAATAATGAAGCAGCTCAAGTGCAGATTTTTGAAAAAATTCGCGAACGCTTATTAACTAATGGCGATGATGAAATCCAAGTGTTATTGGATCTATACCCACAACTTGAGCGTCAAAAAATGCGTCAATTGATCCGCCAAGCCAATAAAGAACTGGCTAAAGGTGCTGAATCAAAATCATCAAGAGAGTTGTTTAAGTATTTGCGAGCTGAAATAAAAGACTAA
- a CDS encoding carbon-nitrogen hydrolase family protein, whose amino-acid sequence MQISLLQSQSGRDVKANLAFIDSQLNALPRDANEPQLVVLPECCLLFGGHESQQLEYAGSQHQSELKSALAALAKQYQVYVIAGTIPMRADDGRVFSRCYFFDDHGATLGHYDKLHLFDVEVSDDTKTYRESDTFHPGDHISVIDTPFGKVGLAICYDIRFGDIFRALRLAGADYIALPSAFTKVTGEAHWQVLLQARAIETQCYLLGAGQWGQHNQGSRETWGHSMIVDPWGRVIAERATECGWVQAKVDLAELRRIRQQMPVMGHNRFMAPQLK is encoded by the coding sequence ATGCAAATCAGCTTATTACAATCCCAAAGCGGCCGCGATGTCAAAGCCAATCTTGCGTTTATCGACTCGCAACTCAACGCCTTACCCCGTGATGCCAATGAGCCACAATTAGTGGTGTTACCTGAGTGTTGTTTATTGTTTGGCGGCCATGAAAGTCAACAGCTTGAATATGCTGGCAGTCAGCATCAAAGCGAACTAAAAAGCGCATTAGCCGCGTTGGCAAAGCAGTACCAAGTGTATGTTATTGCCGGCACCATTCCCATGCGTGCCGACGATGGTAGAGTGTTCAGCCGCTGTTATTTTTTTGATGATCATGGCGCCACCCTAGGTCATTACGATAAACTGCATTTATTCGATGTTGAGGTGAGTGATGACACCAAAACTTATCGCGAAAGTGATACCTTTCATCCCGGTGATCACATTAGTGTCATTGATACACCTTTTGGCAAAGTTGGTCTAGCCATTTGTTATGACATTCGCTTCGGCGATATATTCCGGGCTTTGCGTTTGGCGGGGGCAGATTATATTGCCCTACCTTCGGCATTTACTAAAGTCACCGGTGAAGCGCATTGGCAAGTGTTATTACAAGCGCGTGCAATTGAAACTCAATGTTATTTGTTGGGCGCAGGCCAATGGGGGCAACATAATCAAGGTAGTAGAGAAACATGGGGTCACAGTATGATAGTCGACCCTTGGGGCCGAGTCATTGCTGAGCGAGCCACTGAATGTGGCTGGGTACAAGCTAAAGTCGATTTAGCCGAATTACGCCGTATTCGTCAACAAATGCCGGTGATGGGCCATAATCGATTTATGGCGCCACAGTTGAAATAA
- the exeM gene encoding extracellular exonuclease ExeM translates to MKGLTKLTAVSLAVAAALPMMANADVLISEYVEGSSYNKAIELYNNSDVEIDLTGYKLVRYKDGDTVALDMVVLTDSIAAKGVKVILNTNAAITLPASTDTMTGDVNFNGGDAVGLLKDGVLVDVIGDIPTPDGWGSNTTFQRKLDALTASTTYDATQWVTLNIDTFSGLGSLDAATIPDTVAFTCNGATLTNIYDVQGAGDSSPLIVDGSFSSANEVTVKGIVTARSDSLYKGFFIQDMQGDNSPYTSDGIFVFLDQAAPDTIQPGAEVCVQGKVNEFYGSTQIDLKADQKFEVGALGEVPAASAFYVADGETLAQALERVEGMKVTLDAGSEMKITRNFSFDYDSYRNNMVLSHKAPLMKPTQVFEPNSAESVALGEANAVNQLFVESDYKAKSGEVPYFPDFNAETGYIRVGDQLTNLEGVIGYSYSAYRILATNTITAGDFIRANDRTYAPTVADMGDIRVASFNVLNFFNDSVGGDVNPSNSNRGAKVEAEMVLQRTKIVTALVAMNADVVGLMEIANNGFGELSAIQNLVDALNAELADDQAYRFVEVEEADKYDGKFIGGDAITVGMLYRPARISLDGAANVIATPEQHAAEGAQTREKDSVVEQSPGYDKFQRHSLVQSFSINDEKLTIVVNHLKSKGSGCIEDWAEFNEDSEPADMQGKCNAFRVSAAKVLGESLKDVEGDVLVIGDLNAYGKEDPVAVLTDYDASTTDHIIRTASWTTLNGKVYEREGSVIDKGYGLINLNTQAHGATTYSYSYNGELGNLDHALGNASLAAKLVDIDDWHINSVESNLFEYGSKYTGDLVKSENAFSASDHDPVIIALSYPEPVVVLPTPTPEPVKDSDGGSLGYFALMLLGALGLRRRS, encoded by the coding sequence ATGAAAGGACTGACTAAACTAACGGCGGTTTCACTCGCAGTTGCTGCAGCATTGCCAATGATGGCAAATGCAGATGTATTGATTAGTGAATACGTTGAAGGTAGTTCATACAATAAAGCGATTGAGCTTTACAACAACAGTGATGTTGAAATTGATTTAACTGGTTATAAATTAGTACGTTATAAAGATGGAGACACCGTTGCACTGGATATGGTGGTGTTAACTGACTCAATTGCCGCTAAAGGTGTCAAAGTTATTTTGAATACAAATGCAGCGATTACCTTACCAGCCTCAACCGACACTATGACGGGCGATGTCAATTTTAATGGTGGCGATGCTGTCGGCTTATTAAAAGACGGTGTGCTAGTTGATGTGATTGGTGACATTCCAACGCCAGACGGTTGGGGCAGCAATACTACATTCCAACGTAAATTAGACGCCTTAACAGCCAGCACCACTTATGATGCAACCCAATGGGTTACATTAAATATAGACACCTTTAGTGGTTTAGGCTCGCTTGACGCAGCCACCATTCCAGATACCGTCGCATTTACCTGTAATGGCGCCACACTCACCAATATTTATGATGTCCAAGGCGCTGGAGATTCTAGCCCATTGATTGTTGATGGTAGTTTTTCATCGGCTAACGAAGTGACCGTAAAAGGGATTGTTACTGCGAGAAGTGACAGTTTATATAAGGGTTTCTTTATTCAAGACATGCAAGGCGACAACTCGCCTTATACCTCTGACGGCATTTTTGTCTTTCTAGACCAAGCCGCGCCAGACACGATTCAGCCCGGTGCTGAAGTGTGTGTGCAAGGTAAAGTAAACGAGTTTTACGGCTCAACTCAGATAGACCTTAAAGCCGATCAAAAATTTGAAGTGGGCGCATTAGGCGAAGTACCTGCGGCCAGTGCATTTTATGTTGCCGATGGTGAAACCCTAGCGCAAGCATTAGAGCGTGTCGAAGGCATGAAAGTGACATTAGATGCCGGTAGTGAGATGAAAATCACCCGCAACTTTAGTTTCGATTATGATTCATATCGTAACAATATGGTGTTGTCTCATAAAGCCCCATTAATGAAGCCGACTCAAGTGTTTGAGCCAAATTCAGCTGAGTCTGTTGCATTAGGTGAAGCCAATGCTGTTAATCAGTTATTTGTAGAATCTGACTATAAGGCTAAAAGCGGCGAAGTACCTTACTTCCCAGATTTTAACGCTGAAACCGGCTATATCCGTGTTGGCGACCAACTAACAAACCTTGAAGGTGTGATTGGTTATAGCTACAGCGCATACCGTATTTTAGCGACCAACACCATTACGGCCGGTGATTTTATCCGCGCGAATGACCGTACCTATGCGCCAACAGTAGCAGATATGGGTGATATTCGGGTAGCGAGCTTTAATGTATTGAACTTCTTCAATGACTCGGTTGGTGGTGATGTTAATCCATCAAACAGCAATCGCGGTGCGAAAGTAGAAGCTGAAATGGTATTGCAGCGCACTAAAATTGTGACTGCGCTAGTGGCCATGAATGCCGATGTTGTTGGTTTAATGGAAATTGCTAACAATGGCTTTGGTGAGCTTAGTGCAATCCAAAACTTGGTTGATGCCCTTAATGCCGAATTAGCGGATGATCAAGCCTATCGCTTTGTTGAAGTTGAAGAGGCTGATAAATATGACGGCAAATTCATCGGTGGTGATGCAATTACCGTTGGTATGCTATATCGCCCCGCGCGTATCAGCTTAGACGGTGCAGCAAACGTTATCGCAACGCCAGAGCAACATGCTGCCGAAGGTGCTCAAACCCGCGAGAAAGACAGCGTGGTTGAGCAAAGCCCAGGCTATGATAAGTTCCAACGTCACAGCTTAGTGCAAAGCTTTAGCATTAATGATGAAAAACTGACTATTGTTGTTAATCACCTGAAATCGAAAGGTTCAGGTTGTATTGAAGACTGGGCTGAGTTTAACGAAGATTCAGAACCCGCAGACATGCAAGGCAAGTGTAATGCGTTCCGAGTGTCCGCTGCCAAAGTATTAGGTGAGTCACTAAAAGATGTTGAAGGTGATGTACTGGTTATTGGTGACTTAAATGCCTATGGCAAAGAAGATCCGGTTGCAGTATTGACTGACTATGATGCGTCAACAACTGATCATATTATTCGCACCGCTTCTTGGACAACCTTAAACGGTAAAGTGTACGAGCGCGAAGGTAGTGTGATTGATAAAGGTTATGGGTTAATTAACTTAAACACTCAAGCACATGGTGCAACGACTTACTCATATAGTTATAACGGTGAGTTAGGTAACTTAGACCATGCTTTGGGTAATGCGAGTTTAGCGGCTAAGTTAGTCGATATTGACGACTGGCACATCAACTCGGTTGAATCTAACCTGTTTGAATATGGCAGCAAGTACACTGGTGATTTGGTTAAATCAGAGAATGCATTTTCTGCCTCAGATCACGACCCTGTGATCATTGCATTGAGCTATCCAGAACCAGTAGTGGTATTACCTACGCCAACACCTGAACCTGTGAAAGACAGCGATGGTGGTAGTTTAGGTTACTTTGCGTTGATGTTATTAGGTGCACTAGGCTTACGCCGTCGCAGTTAA
- a CDS encoding Ig-like domain-containing protein codes for MRLKMMARTLWLLLTSVLLLTACNGAADGTDSDTSDDSYGLSVSYQNVVNGQCDSSTDGLIFDIDGSFCAVAHLKFGNTNVSGALITFSTTNAAIAPTTVLTLSSGLATTVVTSSSSDAGVLTATYTSSDDDSVSATRNYQFKEYDTSTPVEAIKLTVSISDATGPITRFNIDKTVQLNALLTDSNNQAIANQIVTFNAGSATLAPATALTKSSGIASLNYTPSEAELGASLLTVTTEYQGSTLTSSSAFEVLASDDIATNGNVKMGSYNANGEFVESELATTLVATTDGRYNISAGGTFGITATLVTESTDGTLTRLQSPTSISFSSDCSTNDNASLDSPITSLSGSASSTFSDVSCSGNSERSDTITATATVNGTSLSASLPFALARQTLSNVSFVSADPSQIRIKGSGGTGSTESSLVTFLVSSANGQPAAQQAVNFSLDTIVGDLQFANGGETDSSITNSEGLVSVRVQAGTIPTPVRVVASTTDADTNQTITSQSEQLTVNTGLPQQLGFSLSRSTGNPEAGDNNGEEVTITAYASDSFANPAPDDTTINFTAEGGQIEPSCTIVNGTCSVTWTSTSPRVSDHRITILAYALGHETFFDTNGNNVFDDADGGVVNGCLSGTTPVVCSGNGMDVETYHDGGFVDLPDAFRDDDESGTHQSGEPYFNIQASDTYQAADSKFNGPQCQGSLCDSNAMTTYIRKALVLTMSGSTATMTVSRDGSLITNNEEIANGDIAQFTVVLTDNAEQILPFGTTLTVASTEGDLQFSGYTVPNKTAAGGTSTSFSIENDGTAGTSLVTLTATTPKGIETVLSFYVTLL; via the coding sequence ATGCGGCTCAAAATGATGGCTCGTACACTATGGTTATTACTGACTTCAGTGTTGTTATTGACAGCTTGTAACGGTGCCGCAGACGGCACCGACTCAGATACATCAGATGACAGTTATGGTTTATCGGTTAGTTATCAAAATGTGGTTAATGGCCAATGTGATTCCAGCACCGATGGACTTATTTTTGATATCGATGGCAGTTTTTGTGCCGTAGCTCACCTCAAGTTCGGTAATACCAACGTCAGTGGGGCACTCATTACTTTTAGCACAACCAATGCAGCAATAGCCCCTACAACGGTGTTAACCCTATCTTCTGGTCTTGCAACAACAGTTGTCACATCAAGCAGCAGCGATGCCGGCGTCCTCACCGCAACTTATACATCAAGTGATGACGATTCAGTCAGTGCGACTCGTAATTATCAATTTAAAGAATATGACACCAGTACCCCTGTCGAAGCGATTAAATTAACCGTTTCGATAAGTGATGCAACCGGTCCGATTACTCGCTTTAATATTGATAAAACAGTTCAGCTCAATGCCTTGCTTACTGACAGTAATAATCAAGCTATTGCTAACCAAATTGTGACATTCAATGCCGGTAGCGCTACGTTAGCGCCAGCAACTGCACTGACAAAATCCTCAGGTATTGCTTCGCTTAACTACACGCCGTCCGAGGCAGAGTTAGGTGCCAGCCTGTTAACCGTCACCACAGAATATCAAGGTAGCACTCTCACCAGCAGCAGTGCTTTTGAAGTGTTAGCGTCTGACGATATTGCCACGAATGGTAATGTTAAGATGGGCTCGTATAATGCTAATGGTGAGTTTGTTGAAAGTGAATTAGCGACAACGTTAGTCGCAACAACTGATGGCCGTTATAACATTAGCGCCGGTGGCACATTTGGGATTACTGCTACCTTGGTTACCGAAAGCACCGATGGCACATTAACACGCTTGCAAAGCCCAACCAGCATCAGCTTTAGCTCAGACTGTTCCACCAATGATAATGCCTCACTCGACTCGCCTATTACCAGCTTATCAGGCTCCGCTAGCTCAACCTTTTCAGATGTCAGCTGCAGTGGCAATAGTGAGCGCAGTGATACTATTACCGCCACAGCAACCGTTAATGGCACCAGTTTAAGTGCAAGTTTGCCTTTTGCCTTAGCACGCCAAACGTTATCTAATGTGAGCTTTGTGTCAGCCGACCCAAGCCAAATCCGCATCAAAGGTTCAGGCGGCACTGGTTCAACAGAATCATCGTTAGTGACCTTCTTAGTGAGCAGTGCTAATGGCCAACCAGCGGCGCAACAAGCAGTTAACTTTAGCCTCGACACCATAGTTGGCGACTTACAATTTGCTAATGGCGGCGAAACGGATAGCAGCATCACTAACTCAGAAGGTTTAGTGAGTGTAAGAGTGCAAGCTGGCACCATTCCTACCCCGGTAAGAGTGGTGGCATCAACCACTGACGCCGACACTAATCAAACCATTACCAGCCAATCAGAACAGCTAACGGTTAATACTGGTTTACCGCAACAGTTGGGGTTTAGTCTTTCAAGATCGACCGGTAACCCAGAAGCTGGAGATAACAATGGTGAAGAAGTCACTATTACAGCTTATGCCTCTGACAGTTTTGCTAACCCAGCACCGGACGACACCACCATCAACTTTACCGCAGAAGGTGGCCAAATTGAGCCATCGTGTACCATAGTAAACGGAACATGTTCAGTCACTTGGACTTCAACATCGCCTAGGGTGAGCGATCACCGCATCACCATTTTAGCTTATGCTTTAGGCCACGAAACCTTCTTCGATACCAATGGCAATAATGTATTTGACGATGCTGATGGCGGCGTAGTTAACGGCTGCTTAAGCGGTACAACGCCTGTAGTGTGTAGTGGTAACGGCATGGATGTAGAAACCTACCATGACGGCGGTTTTGTTGATTTGCCTGATGCTTTTAGAGATGACGATGAGTCAGGAACACATCAATCAGGTGAACCGTACTTTAATATTCAAGCGAGTGACACATACCAAGCGGCTGATAGTAAGTTTAACGGCCCACAGTGCCAAGGTAGCTTGTGCGATAGCAATGCCATGACCACTTATATCCGTAAGGCGTTGGTGTTAACAATGTCAGGTTCAACGGCCACGATGACAGTAAGCAGAGATGGTAGTTTGATCACTAACAATGAAGAAATTGCAAATGGCGATATTGCTCAGTTTACTGTGGTATTAACCGACAATGCTGAGCAAATATTACCCTTTGGCACGACCTTAACCGTGGCTAGCACAGAGGGTGATTTGCAATTCTCTGGCTATACCGTGCCAAACAAGACCGCTGCAGGTGGAACATCAACCTCATTTAGCATTGAAAATGATGGTACTGCTGGTACAAGCTTGGTAACACTAACAGCCACTACGCCTAAAGGCATTGAAACTGTGCTGTCGTTTTATGTCACCTTGTTGTAA
- a CDS encoding methyl-accepting chemotaxis protein: protein MKQVDFRNIDKLFIKMSINDKFWTVFGLFLIILSSVSISGYLNKIEHIEQQSLHVLEQKMAATVQALDATSQLAQASNLGLQVSGRSQISSRQQDTVTAVYALDGQYYTLSESVYGQEANAKQAALMSLLLSLLWILPFAIVLYWNATFIGGALWVLWDTTEKIAKGDLTSRLGFHPGRDEFGTIGCALDKAMDTLTELVVTVKKSAETLETTSSSFASETAQSAEQIDQQYASLDSVATAMEEMTASAAEVSNIARNSTQKVEQDSEYTRQSYDRAKRAINEIKQLSTYIEQTSNSVHTLKINATNINDVITTINAISDQTNLLALNAAIEAARAGEMGRGFAVVADEVRTLAGRTQAATVEIHKMIELLQSETLNIDSITQDTVKQAQTSSDLITNIGTDINAISESSRSIMDMSFQISTSSEEQSAVANDIAKELTDIRQKSNVIRGLSQQSSSGVKALSKASADLGKILSQYRTN from the coding sequence ATGAAACAAGTTGATTTTAGAAATATCGATAAACTCTTTATCAAAATGTCCATTAACGATAAGTTTTGGACTGTCTTCGGACTGTTCCTGATCATTTTATCCAGTGTATCGATTAGTGGTTACTTAAATAAAATTGAACATATTGAACAGCAATCATTACATGTTTTAGAACAAAAAATGGCCGCTACCGTTCAAGCACTAGATGCTACCAGCCAGCTTGCACAAGCTTCAAACTTAGGCTTACAGGTGTCTGGTCGTTCGCAAATTAGTTCACGCCAACAAGATACCGTTACTGCGGTTTATGCATTAGATGGCCAATATTATACGCTGAGTGAATCAGTCTATGGTCAAGAAGCCAATGCTAAGCAAGCTGCATTAATGTCACTATTGCTCTCATTGTTATGGATCTTGCCCTTTGCTATCGTGCTTTACTGGAATGCCACTTTTATTGGTGGAGCGCTGTGGGTGTTATGGGATACCACGGAAAAAATTGCCAAAGGAGATCTCACCTCTCGTTTAGGCTTCCATCCTGGTCGTGATGAATTCGGCACCATTGGTTGTGCGCTAGATAAAGCCATGGACACATTAACCGAGCTTGTTGTTACAGTGAAAAAAAGTGCCGAAACATTGGAAACGACTTCCAGCTCGTTTGCCAGTGAAACGGCTCAAAGTGCTGAACAAATTGATCAACAATATGCATCACTTGACTCGGTTGCTACGGCAATGGAAGAAATGACCGCATCCGCCGCTGAAGTGTCTAATATTGCCCGCAATTCAACCCAAAAAGTTGAACAAGATTCGGAGTATACACGTCAGAGTTATGACCGGGCAAAGCGTGCCATTAATGAAATTAAACAGTTATCGACCTACATTGAACAAACGTCAAACTCGGTCCATACCCTAAAAATTAATGCGACCAATATTAATGATGTGATCACCACCATTAATGCTATTTCTGATCAAACCAACTTGCTGGCATTAAACGCTGCCATTGAAGCGGCACGCGCGGGTGAAATGGGACGAGGGTTTGCCGTTGTTGCCGATGAAGTAAGAACCCTTGCAGGTCGTACTCAAGCAGCGACTGTTGAAATTCATAAAATGATTGAACTCCTGCAAAGTGAAACACTCAATATCGACAGTATCACTCAAGATACGGTTAAGCAGGCACAAACCAGCAGCGATTTGATCACTAATATTGGTACTGATATTAATGCGATTTCAGAATCATCACGTTCAATTATGGACATGAGTTTCCAAATTTCTACATCGTCAGAAGAACAAAGTGCAGTGGCAAATGACATTGCCAAAGAACTGACGGATATAAGACAGAAATCAAATGTTATTAGGGGTTTATCACAACAGTCTTCAAGCGGTGTTAAAGCGTTATCAAAAGCATCCGCTGATTTAGGTAAAATTTTAAGCCAATACCGCACTAATTAG
- the pmbA gene encoding metalloprotease PmbA: MASHPSPAPSASEPTPRIDAELSALKDAVTVALEYAKVLGTSAAEVAISKQQGLSVSTREKEVETVEFNKDGALGITIYRDGRKGNSSTSDLSPEAIRQAVKAADGIAKYTSEDPFSGLADPALMAQDIRDLELYHPQDIDAEELAQLAIRAEEASLSVDSRIRNSDGASANAHTAARVYGNSHGFLNGYCSSRYSLSCVVIGQESDGNMQRDYDYTVARKYHDLLSPEVVGLQAANKTLSRLDARKIPTAKMPVLFAPEIATGLMGHLIGAISGSSIYRKSSFLMEALNTQIFPDWFSIEEQPHLVGALASANYDSEGVATQDRRIIDRGQLETYLLTSYSARKLAMTNTGHAGGIYNWTLSHSNQTFDDLVKAMNTGLIVTEVMGQGVNGVTGDYSRGAAGFYVENGEVLYPVEEITIAGNLKDMFMGIQGVGKDRDLRSSIRTGGILLSEMKVAGN, translated from the coding sequence GTGGCTTCTCATCCTTCTCCAGCGCCTAGCGCAAGTGAACCAACCCCTAGAATTGATGCTGAATTATCGGCGTTAAAAGACGCTGTCACTGTTGCGTTAGAATACGCAAAAGTGTTGGGGACTTCGGCCGCTGAAGTGGCCATCAGTAAGCAGCAAGGTTTGTCGGTTTCGACCCGTGAAAAAGAAGTTGAAACCGTTGAGTTTAATAAAGACGGTGCATTAGGCATTACCATTTACCGTGATGGCCGCAAAGGTAATTCATCAACTTCAGACTTAAGCCCTGAGGCGATTCGCCAAGCGGTAAAAGCGGCCGATGGTATTGCGAAATATACCTCAGAAGATCCTTTCAGTGGCTTGGCTGATCCCGCTTTGATGGCGCAAGATATTCGCGACTTAGAGTTATATCATCCACAAGATATCGATGCAGAAGAGCTCGCTCAGTTGGCCATTCGTGCAGAAGAAGCCAGTTTGTCAGTTGATAGCCGTATCCGTAACTCCGATGGTGCCAGCGCGAATGCGCATACTGCCGCCAGAGTTTATGGTAACAGCCATGGTTTTCTTAACGGTTATTGCAGCTCTCGCTACAGTTTAAGTTGTGTTGTAATAGGCCAAGAGTCTGATGGCAATATGCAGCGCGACTACGACTATACGGTGGCCCGTAAGTATCATGATTTACTGTCACCTGAAGTGGTAGGTTTGCAAGCAGCAAACAAAACCTTAAGTCGATTGGATGCGCGTAAAATTCCTACTGCAAAAATGCCAGTGTTATTTGCGCCTGAAATTGCCACAGGCCTCATGGGTCATTTAATTGGTGCGATTAGTGGTAGCAGTATTTACCGTAAGTCGAGCTTCTTAATGGAAGCTTTGAACACTCAAATATTCCCTGACTGGTTTAGCATTGAAGAGCAGCCGCATTTGGTTGGGGCCCTGGCTAGTGCTAATTACGACAGTGAAGGCGTGGCAACTCAAGACCGACGTATTATTGACCGTGGCCAACTAGAGACCTATTTATTAACCAGTTACTCCGCACGTAAATTGGCGATGACTAATACAGGCCATGCCGGTGGTATTTATAACTGGACCTTGAGCCATTCAAACCAAACATTTGACGACTTAGTGAAAGCCATGAATACCGGCTTAATTGTGACGGAAGTGATGGGCCAAGGCGTTAATGGTGTCACCGGGGATTATTCTCGCGGCGCGGCGGGGTTTTATGTTGAAAACGGCGAGGTGTTATACCCCGTAGAAGAAATTACCATCGCAGGCAATTTAAAAGACATGTTTATGGGAATACAAGGTGTAGGTAAAGATCGCGATTTACGTTCATCAATCCGCACCGGCGGTATTTTACTGAGCGAGATGAAGGTCGCGGGTAATTAA
- the tldD gene encoding metalloprotease TldD, producing MPFLTQIEQSLLQDGLTLDGLQGYLNTIHQHNIDFSDLYFQGSRHESWVLEDGIVKEGSFHIERGVGVRAISGEKTGFAYADEITPAALDAAAKAARGIASAGEQHKVQAFKRQTAHKLYDSADPIAAMDEVKKIDLLKQADAYIRSLDSRIIQVVVSLSGVHEEILIAASDGTLAADIRPLVRFNCSVILEDKGKRERGSAGGGGRHDYSAFLATDEAGLPLSFEFAREAVRQAQVNVNAIDAPAGEMPVVLGNGWPGVLLHEAVGHGLEGDFNRKGSSAFSGKMGQQVASTLVTIVDDGTMENRRGSLSIDDEGVPSQKTTLIENGILKGYMQDKLNARLMGQTPTGNGRRESYAHLPMPRMTNTYMKAGDSNPADIIKSVKKGIYAPNFGGGQVDITSGKFVFSASEAYLIEDGEVTQAIKGATLIGNGPEAMGLISMVGNDLALDKGVGVCGKDGQSVPVGVGQPTLKIDRLTVGGTA from the coding sequence ATGCCATTTTTAACCCAAATAGAGCAGAGTTTATTGCAAGATGGATTAACCTTAGATGGACTACAAGGTTACTTAAATACCATTCATCAACACAATATCGATTTTTCAGACCTGTATTTCCAAGGTAGCCGTCATGAGTCTTGGGTATTAGAAGATGGCATAGTCAAAGAAGGCAGTTTTCACATTGAGCGTGGTGTGGGTGTGCGTGCCATTAGCGGTGAAAAAACCGGTTTTGCTTATGCAGACGAGATTACTCCGGCCGCCCTTGATGCTGCAGCAAAAGCTGCCCGCGGCATTGCTAGCGCAGGTGAACAACACAAGGTGCAAGCCTTTAAACGTCAAACGGCTCATAAACTGTATGACAGTGCCGATCCGATTGCGGCTATGGACGAAGTCAAAAAAATCGACCTATTAAAGCAAGCCGATGCCTATATTCGTAGCCTCGACAGCCGTATTATTCAGGTAGTGGTCAGCTTATCTGGCGTGCATGAAGAAATATTAATTGCCGCAAGTGATGGCACGTTAGCGGCAGACATTCGTCCGTTAGTGCGTTTTAACTGTAGCGTTATCTTAGAAGACAAGGGCAAACGCGAGCGTGGTAGTGCTGGTGGCGGTGGTCGTCACGATTACAGCGCCTTTTTAGCCACAGATGAAGCAGGCTTACCGTTAAGCTTTGAATTTGCCCGTGAAGCGGTGCGCCAAGCACAGGTTAATGTTAACGCTATTGATGCCCCAGCAGGTGAAATGCCAGTGGTACTAGGTAATGGCTGGCCAGGTGTTCTACTGCATGAAGCGGTCGGTCATGGTTTAGAAGGTGACTTTAATCGCAAAGGCAGCAGTGCTTTTAGCGGTAAGATGGGTCAACAAGTGGCGTCCACTTTAGTCACCATAGTCGATGATGGCACCATGGAAAATCGTCGTGGTTCATTAAGTATTGATGATGAAGGTGTGCCAAGCCAAAAAACCACCTTGATTGAAAATGGTATTTTGAAAGGTTACATGCAAGATAAGTTAAATGCCCGTTTAATGGGGCAAACACCAACCGGGAATGGTCGCCGCGAATCTTATGCGCATTTACCTATGCCGCGTATGACCAATACTTACATGAAAGCCGGTGATTCCAATCCAGCAGACATTATTAAGTCAGTGAAAAAAGGCATTTACGCACCTAACTTTGGTGGCGGACAGGTAGATATCACTTCAGGCAAGTTTGTGTTCTCGGCTTCTGAAGCATATTTGATTGAAGACGGTGAAGTCACTCAGGCGATTAAAGGCGCGACCTTAATTGGTAACGGACCTGAGGCCATGGGATTAATTTCAATGGTGGGTAATGACTTAGCCCTAGATAAAGGCGTCGGCGTGTGCGGTAAAGACGGACAAAGCGTGCCTGTTGGTGTGGGACAACCAACATTGAAAATTGATCGTCTAACGGTCGGCGGTACAGCTTAA